Proteins from a single region of Streptomyces sp. HUAS 15-9:
- a CDS encoding NDP-sugar synthase produces MTEAILLVGGKGTRLRPLTVHTPKPMVPAAGVPFLTHQLARARAAGVEHIVLATSYLAEVFEPYFGDGAALGLHIEYVTEEEPLGTGGAIRNAAAHLHSGPDDPVLVFNGDILTGLDIRALVRTHESTGADVSLHLTKVTDPRAYGLVPTDETGRVLAFLEKPQTPEEIVTDQINAGAYVFRRSVIDTIPAGRPVSVERETFPGLLSAGAHLQGLVDSTYWLDLGTPAAFVRGSADLVLGRAPSPAVPGRCGDRLILPTARVAPDAKLTGGTVVGEGAFVAEGVRVFGSTILPGAVIEPGAVITDSLIGTRARVGERSVLTGTVIGDGAIVGPDNELREGVRVWCDAQIPPGALRFSSDQ; encoded by the coding sequence GTGACAGAAGCGATCCTCCTGGTCGGCGGCAAAGGCACCCGGCTCCGTCCGCTCACGGTGCACACGCCCAAGCCCATGGTCCCGGCGGCCGGAGTCCCGTTCCTCACACACCAGTTGGCCCGCGCGAGAGCGGCCGGCGTCGAGCACATCGTGCTGGCGACGAGCTATCTGGCAGAGGTGTTCGAGCCGTACTTCGGTGACGGCGCCGCGCTCGGCCTGCACATCGAGTACGTCACCGAGGAGGAGCCCCTCGGCACGGGCGGCGCGATCCGCAACGCGGCCGCGCACCTCCACTCGGGCCCCGACGACCCGGTACTGGTGTTCAACGGCGACATCCTGACGGGCCTGGACATCAGGGCGCTGGTGCGCACGCACGAGTCGACGGGCGCGGACGTGTCCCTGCATCTGACGAAGGTGACCGACCCCCGCGCCTACGGCCTGGTCCCCACGGACGAGACGGGCAGGGTCCTCGCCTTCCTCGAGAAGCCGCAGACACCGGAGGAGATCGTCACCGACCAGATCAACGCGGGGGCGTACGTCTTCCGCCGCTCGGTCATCGACACGATCCCGGCGGGCCGCCCGGTGTCGGTGGAACGGGAGACGTTCCCGGGCCTCCTCTCCGCCGGAGCCCACCTCCAGGGCCTGGTGGACTCCACCTACTGGCTCGACCTGGGCACCCCCGCCGCCTTCGTCCGCGGCTCGGCGGACCTGGTCCTCGGCCGGGCGCCGTCCCCCGCGGTCCCCGGCCGCTGCGGCGACCGGCTGATCCTGCCGACGGCACGGGTGGCGCCGGACGCGAAGCTGACCGGCGGCACGGTGGTGGGCGAGGGCGCGTTCGTCGCGGAGGGCGTGCGGGTCTTCGGCAGCACGATCCTGCCCGGCGCCGTCATCGAACCCGGCGCCGTCATCACCGACTCCCTCATCGGCACCCGCGCCCGCGTCGGCGAACGCTCGGTCCTCACCGGCACGGTCATCGGAGACGGCGCGATCGTGGGCCCGGACAACGAACTCCGCGAGGGGGTACGGGTGTGGTGCGACGCCCAAATCCCACCGGGCGCACTCCGCTTCTCGTCGGACCAGTAG
- a CDS encoding peptidoglycan recognition protein family protein, which translates to MHGFLTSSLGVSSAGVTCAAALALPPTAAAAPMRLPVPAVSGATQSLPLVPLTRDRVHGVAPEQGLYRRNVRNFSLVGVIWDNPDTELHGLVRVRTRDVADGSWSGWQDVETHSEDHGADPGTAERTSGRVRGATAPLWVGDSDGVEVRVRADAVDAAGPGRDGGAADRPLLPSGLRLELVDPGVDPGTEPSPVGRPAAGPRADSPGTDVPPGEVARADSLGDIAASAVNTDLALTRLGAAEIPALNRRDTEIELLALRSGELTQAQSAKPYIGPRPRIVTRHGWGADESLRERGFVYTKKIKAAFVHHSAGGNKYTCSQAPSVIRGIYRYHVKSMGWRDIGYNFLVDKCGNIYEGRAGGAAKAVMGAHTRGFNANTMGIAVLGSYDSTKPASAAVKAIARLTAWKLGLYGANPRGKTYLTSGGGNLYPKGKNVRLNVISGHRDGFATQCPGKKLYSKLGTARSDAARYQGR; encoded by the coding sequence ATGCACGGATTTCTCACCTCCTCGCTCGGTGTCTCCTCGGCCGGTGTCACCTGCGCGGCCGCCCTCGCCCTCCCGCCCACCGCTGCCGCCGCACCCATGAGACTCCCGGTGCCGGCCGTCTCCGGCGCCACCCAGTCGCTCCCGCTCGTACCGCTCACCCGCGACCGCGTCCACGGTGTGGCCCCCGAACAGGGCCTGTACCGCCGGAACGTACGTAACTTCTCCCTGGTCGGTGTCATCTGGGACAACCCCGACACCGAACTCCACGGCCTGGTCCGGGTCCGCACCCGTGACGTGGCCGACGGCTCCTGGTCGGGCTGGCAGGACGTCGAGACGCACAGCGAGGACCACGGCGCCGACCCGGGCACGGCGGAGCGCACGTCCGGCCGGGTGCGCGGCGCGACGGCACCACTGTGGGTGGGGGACTCGGACGGCGTGGAGGTGCGCGTGCGCGCGGACGCCGTGGACGCGGCGGGCCCCGGCCGTGACGGGGGCGCCGCCGACCGGCCCCTTCTCCCCTCCGGACTGCGTCTGGAACTCGTCGACCCGGGCGTCGACCCCGGCACGGAGCCCTCGCCCGTGGGCCGCCCCGCCGCCGGGCCCCGCGCCGACTCCCCGGGGACCGACGTCCCCCCGGGCGAGGTCGCCCGCGCCGACAGCCTGGGTGACATCGCCGCCTCAGCCGTCAACACCGACCTGGCGCTGACCCGCCTGGGAGCCGCCGAGATCCCCGCACTGAACAGGCGGGACACCGAGATCGAACTGCTGGCCCTGCGCTCGGGCGAACTGACCCAGGCCCAGAGCGCGAAGCCGTACATCGGACCGCGCCCCCGGATCGTGACGCGGCACGGCTGGGGCGCCGACGAGAGCCTGCGCGAACGGGGCTTCGTCTACACGAAGAAGATCAAGGCCGCCTTCGTGCACCACAGCGCCGGGGGCAACAAGTACACCTGCTCACAGGCCCCGTCCGTCATTCGCGGTATCTACCGCTATCACGTCAAGAGCATGGGCTGGCGGGACATCGGCTACAACTTCCTCGTCGACAAGTGCGGAAACATCTACGAGGGCCGGGCCGGGGGTGCCGCCAAGGCGGTCATGGGCGCCCACACCCGCGGTTTCAACGCGAACACCATGGGCATCGCGGTCCTCGGCAGCTACGACTCGACCAAGCCGGCCTCCGCCGCGGTGAAGGCCATCGCCAGACTCACCGCGTGGAAGCTCGGACTCTACGGGGCCAATCCGCGCGGAAAGACATATCTGACGTCGGGTGGTGGCAATCTCTACCCAAAGGGGAAGAACGTACGACTGAACGTGATCTCCGGCCATCGGGACGGGTTCGCCACGCAGTGCCCAGGAAAGAAGCTCTACTCCAAGCTCGGCACCGCCCGTTCCGACGCGGCGCGCTACCAGGGGCGCTGA
- a CDS encoding TIGR03089 family protein has protein sequence MNATDRTPADLLRSALAADPGRPLVTFYDDATGERVELSVATFANWVAKTANLLQGELAAGPGDRVALLLPAHWQTAVWLLACSSVGAIADVAGDPAAADVVVSGPDSLEAARACRGERVALALRPLGGRFPQPPEGFMDYAVEAPSQGDRFAPFAPVDPEEPALIVAGAEYTGAEVVDRARADAPSLDLTGPGSRLLSGLSYDTWEGLSAGLYAPLAVGGSVVLCRHLDRLDEDALAKRIESERVTASRH, from the coding sequence GTGAACGCCACCGACCGCACCCCTGCCGACCTGCTGCGTTCCGCGCTCGCCGCGGATCCCGGACGCCCCCTGGTGACCTTCTACGACGACGCCACGGGCGAACGCGTCGAACTGTCCGTGGCCACCTTCGCCAATTGGGTGGCCAAGACGGCGAATCTGCTCCAGGGCGAGCTCGCCGCCGGGCCCGGCGACCGGGTCGCGCTGCTGCTGCCCGCGCACTGGCAGACGGCGGTGTGGCTGCTGGCGTGTTCGTCGGTGGGCGCGATCGCGGACGTGGCCGGCGACCCGGCGGCGGCCGACGTCGTCGTGAGTGGCCCGGACTCGCTGGAGGCGGCACGCGCCTGCCGCGGGGAGCGGGTCGCCCTCGCGCTGCGGCCGCTGGGCGGGCGCTTCCCGCAGCCGCCGGAGGGCTTCATGGACTACGCCGTCGAGGCGCCGAGCCAGGGGGACCGGTTCGCTCCGTTCGCGCCGGTGGACCCCGAGGAGCCGGCGCTGATCGTGGCCGGGGCGGAGTACACCGGGGCCGAGGTCGTGGACCGGGCCCGGGCGGACGCGCCGTCGCTGGACCTGACCGGACCCGGCTCCCGGCTGCTCTCGGGGCTGTCGTACGACACGTGGGAGGGGCTGAGCGCGGGGCTGTACGCGCCGTTGGCCGTCGGGGGGTCCGTTGTGCTGTGCCGGCATCTCGACCGGCTGGACGAGGACGCGCTGGCCAAGCGGATCGAGAGCGAGCGGGTGACTGCGTCGCGTCACTGA
- a CDS encoding LCP family protein: MTDTAGTPSSGTLGPGAGASATGDGLIRRHRRRWTQGAALGGAFLVLAAGGAGWAVYATLSGNITADEAAAAELARYERERPTPLVRGAQNILLIGSDTRSGAGNRKYGRDQGTERSDTAILLHLAADRKSATAVSLPRDLMVRVPSCRRADGSRSEPTWAMFNYAFAVGGSACSIRTVENLTDIRIDHHVVVDFSGFKEMVDAVDGVQVCLKRPIDDKAAKLKLPAGRVTLDGEQALGYVRARKSLGDGSDTDRMDRQQRFLGALVNKVRSDDVLLNPVKLYPVLDAATSSLTTDPELASLRGLYQLVRGLRNIPTEHVQFLTVPRESYVHDINRDQLVEPAAERLFSRLRTDRPVTVSSKSATKSGNPGRGGDEKSDPSAEPTFHGTTAAENSCG, from the coding sequence GTGACCGACACCGCAGGTACGCCTTCCTCGGGCACCCTCGGTCCCGGTGCGGGTGCCTCCGCCACCGGTGACGGGCTGATACGGCGGCACCGTCGGCGCTGGACACAGGGTGCCGCCCTGGGAGGTGCCTTCCTGGTGCTCGCGGCGGGCGGCGCCGGATGGGCCGTGTACGCGACGCTCAGCGGCAACATCACGGCCGACGAGGCCGCCGCGGCCGAGCTGGCCCGCTATGAGCGGGAGCGGCCCACCCCGCTGGTGCGCGGCGCGCAGAACATCCTGCTGATCGGGTCCGACACCCGCTCGGGGGCGGGCAACCGCAAGTACGGGCGGGATCAGGGGACGGAGCGGTCCGACACCGCGATCCTGCTGCACCTGGCGGCCGACCGGAAGAGCGCCACCGCGGTGTCCCTCCCCCGCGATCTGATGGTGCGCGTGCCGAGCTGTCGGCGGGCGGACGGCAGCCGCAGCGAGCCCACCTGGGCGATGTTCAACTACGCCTTCGCGGTGGGCGGTTCCGCCTGCAGCATCCGTACCGTGGAGAACCTGACGGACATCCGGATCGACCATCACGTCGTCGTCGACTTCAGCGGGTTCAAGGAGATGGTCGACGCCGTCGACGGCGTGCAGGTGTGTCTGAAGCGGCCCATCGACGACAAGGCCGCCAAGCTGAAGCTGCCCGCGGGAAGGGTCACGCTCGACGGCGAGCAGGCGCTCGGCTATGTGCGGGCCCGCAAGTCGCTCGGCGACGGAAGCGACACCGACCGCATGGACCGCCAGCAGCGCTTCCTCGGCGCGCTGGTCAACAAGGTGCGGAGCGATGACGTACTGCTGAATCCCGTGAAGCTCTACCCCGTGCTGGACGCGGCGACCTCGTCGCTCACCACCGACCCGGAGCTGGCCAGCTTGCGCGGTTTGTACCAATTGGTGCGCGGGCTGCGGAACATCCCCACCGAACATGTGCAGTTCCTGACCGTTCCGCGGGAGTCGTATGTCCACGACATCAATCGGGACCAACTGGTGGAGCCGGCGGCCGAGCGGCTCTTCTCGCGGCTGCGCACCGACAGACCGGTGACCGTTTCCTCGAAATCAGCAACGAAGAGTGGCAATCCGGGCAGGGGCGGCGACGAGAAGAGCGACCCCTCCGCCGAACCCACATTCCACGGGACCACGGCCGCCGAGAACAGCTGCGGGTAA